The Chanos chanos chromosome 16, fChaCha1.1, whole genome shotgun sequence genome has a window encoding:
- the tmem86b gene encoding lysoplasmalogenase encodes MDILETHAYDRRQRRNTSCLLFLSLFPFFLSAALYFYWWIPLSEPSLLAAAVKSAPTFSLALLVLSYNGGRSLVGVAGGLFFSVGGDCCLIWDELFLAGMACFAVTHVLYSVSFLSSHYSSHSSSSLSFFFYLLLWLTGGGTYAYLFPHLQKSHDSSILTPAVGVYVLLLVLMVTLALRTRQPLMALGSLSFIVSDFTLAIQHFKVVPNLEHGRLFVMTTYYLSQLLIAVGDVRAGTDEAAEFHKWKRS; translated from the exons ATGGATATCCTCGAGACGCATGCTTACGATCGCCGCCAGCGCAGGAACACG tcctgtcttctgtttctttcactcttcCCTTTCTTCCTGTCTGCTGCTCTGTATTTTTACTGGTGGATCCCACTCTCTGAACCATCTCTACTGGCGGCAGCTGTTAAGTCCGCCCCTACGTTCTCATTGGCTCTGTTGGTTCTGAGCTACAATGGTGGGAGAAGTCTGGTGGGTGTGGCAGGAGGACTGTTCTTCTCAGTGGGAGGAGACTGTTGCCTTATATGGGATGAGCTCTTCCTTGCCG ggATGGCCTGCTTTGCTGTAACTCACGTGCTGTactctgtctcctttctctcttcacactaTTCATCTCATTCTTCCTCCTCcttatcattctttttttacctCCTTTTGTGGTTGACAGGTGGTGGGACTTATGCCTACCTGTTTCCACACCTACAGAAGTCACATGACTCCTCCATTCTCACACCTgctgttggtgtgtatgtgctaCTGCTTGTTCTCATGGTAACACTGGCTCTACGAACCCGCCAGCCTCTGATGGCGCTGGGCAGTCTGAGTTTTATCGTGTCTGACTTCACCCTGGCCATTCAGCATTTCAAGGTCGTACCAAACCTGGAGCATGGGCGGCTCTTTGTCATGACAACATATTACCTGTCACAGCTGCTCATCGCCGTGGGCGACGTGAGGGCAGGGACTGATGAGGCTGCCGAATTCCATAAATGGAAGAGATCCTGA
- the hspbp1 gene encoding hsp70-binding protein 1 isoform X1 — MGEDRRHPRGLEGVLRLAVEAGSASEGPGLQEPMSDERRAFLQAALAEVCKGQMDEVEQMKECLAVLMKDRESEEEEDEEDGKEAALELLSDLCENLDNARDLMKLGGLELCVSRCLCHPEAGMRWRAAQLIASCAQNMPEVQCHLLNQGALHTLLQLTDNDTHSTVRVKALYAVSCLVREQEVGLRDFLSKDGFSVLMRAIQSDCEKLQTKAAFLLLNLLTSHPEHKDTVLSMGMVEQLVSVLRSPHSSVHEHVLGALCCLVEDSAQAVSDCRAPSLGLEELLNQRIQELRGREESQSLSFVSVCVRRVSGLIMWKTMAWIAESLLIGCPAV; from the exons ATGGGCGAGGACAGACGTCACCCCCGTGGCCTGGAGGGTGTGCTGAGGTTGGCAGTGGAGGCTGGTTCTGCGTCTGAGGGGCCAGGACTCCAGGAACCCATGTCAGATGAA aGGAGGGCGTTCTTGCAGGCGGCGCTGGCGGAGGTGTGTAAAGGGCAGATGGATGAGGTGGAGCAGATGAAAGAGTGTCTGGCCGTACTGATgaaggatagagagagtgaggaagaggaagacgagGAAGATGGAAAAGAGGCTGCACTAGAGCTGCTGTCTGACCTCTGTGAAAACCTGGATAAtgccagag acctGATGAAGCTTGGTGGGCTGGAGCTTTGTGTATCTCGTTGTTTGTGCCATCCTGAAGCTGGCATGCGGTGGCGTGCCGCCCAGCTTATTGCCAGCTGTGCCCAGAATATGCCTGAAGTGCAGTGTCACTTACTGAACCAGGGGGCGCTACACACCCTCCTTCAGCTCACTGACAAcgacacacactccacagtcagAGTCAAAGCCCTCTACGCTGTCTCCT GTTTGGTGCGCGAGCAGGAAGTGGGTTTGCGTGACTTCCTGTCTAAAGatggtttctctgtgttgatGAGGGCAATCCAGTCAGACTGTGAAAAACTCCAGACGAAAGCAGCCTTCCTGCTGCTCAACCTTCTCACCAGTCACCCCGAACACAAag acaccgTGCTGTCCATGGGGATGGTGGAGCAGTTGGTCTCTGTTCTTCGTTCTCCTCACTCGTCTGTCCATGAACATGTGCTtggcgccctctgctg TCTGGTGGAGGACAGTGCACAGGCTGTGAGCGATTGCAGAGCGCCCTCTCTTGGTCTGGAGGAACTGCTAAACCAGAGAATTCAGGAGCTGAGGGGCAGAGAGGAGAGCCAG agtttgagttttgtGAGCGTTTGCGTACGACGTGTTTCCGGCCTCATCATGTGGAAGACAATGGCATGGATCGCTGAGtctctgctgattggctgtcctGCCGTGTAG
- the hspbp1 gene encoding hsp70-binding protein 1 isoform X2: MGEDRRHPRGLEGVLRLAVEAGSASEGPGLQEPMSDERRAFLQAALAEVCKGQMDEVEQMKECLAVLMKDRESEEEEDEEDGKEAALELLSDLCENLDNARDLMKLGGLELCVSRCLCHPEAGMRWRAAQLIASCAQNMPEVQCHLLNQGALHTLLQLTDNDTHSTVRVKALYAVSCLVREQEVGLRDFLSKDGFSVLMRAIQSDCEKLQTKAAFLLLNLLTSHPEHKDTVLSMGMVEQLVSVLRSPHSSVHEHVLGALCCLVEDSAQAVSDCRAPSLGLEELLNQRIQELRGREESQEEFEFCERLRTTCFRPHHVEDNGMDR, from the exons ATGGGCGAGGACAGACGTCACCCCCGTGGCCTGGAGGGTGTGCTGAGGTTGGCAGTGGAGGCTGGTTCTGCGTCTGAGGGGCCAGGACTCCAGGAACCCATGTCAGATGAA aGGAGGGCGTTCTTGCAGGCGGCGCTGGCGGAGGTGTGTAAAGGGCAGATGGATGAGGTGGAGCAGATGAAAGAGTGTCTGGCCGTACTGATgaaggatagagagagtgaggaagaggaagacgagGAAGATGGAAAAGAGGCTGCACTAGAGCTGCTGTCTGACCTCTGTGAAAACCTGGATAAtgccagag acctGATGAAGCTTGGTGGGCTGGAGCTTTGTGTATCTCGTTGTTTGTGCCATCCTGAAGCTGGCATGCGGTGGCGTGCCGCCCAGCTTATTGCCAGCTGTGCCCAGAATATGCCTGAAGTGCAGTGTCACTTACTGAACCAGGGGGCGCTACACACCCTCCTTCAGCTCACTGACAAcgacacacactccacagtcagAGTCAAAGCCCTCTACGCTGTCTCCT GTTTGGTGCGCGAGCAGGAAGTGGGTTTGCGTGACTTCCTGTCTAAAGatggtttctctgtgttgatGAGGGCAATCCAGTCAGACTGTGAAAAACTCCAGACGAAAGCAGCCTTCCTGCTGCTCAACCTTCTCACCAGTCACCCCGAACACAAag acaccgTGCTGTCCATGGGGATGGTGGAGCAGTTGGTCTCTGTTCTTCGTTCTCCTCACTCGTCTGTCCATGAACATGTGCTtggcgccctctgctg TCTGGTGGAGGACAGTGCACAGGCTGTGAGCGATTGCAGAGCGCCCTCTCTTGGTCTGGAGGAACTGCTAAACCAGAGAATTCAGGAGCTGAGGGGCAGAGAGGAGAGCCAG gaagagtttgagttttgtGAGCGTTTGCGTACGACGTGTTTCCGGCCTCATCATGTGGAAGACAATGGCATGGATCGCTGA